One Flavobacterium cerinum genomic window, TTTTTTAATCTCATTGATTAAATCATACCCGTAGTATTCCTTTCCGTCTTTCAAAATACTAAGCACCAGGAAAGACAAAGTACCTTTCTTGAGTTGCGATATCCATTTGGTTGTAAAATCCTCATTCATAGGACAAATATAAAAACAAAACACATAGCATAACAAAGTATATAGTTAAAAAATATATTTAAAAAATCAAACAACTAATAATCAATAAATTAATTTAAAAATAAATTTCTCAGCAGTGTGATATAGATATAAAAAACTCCGACTAATTTACTAATCGGAGTTATAATAAAGGTTCAAAAATGGACTATTTTATCCTTTCTTGCTTTCTAAAATCGTACGGGCATTTTCATTTTCCGGATTTAATTCCAATGATTTTTTATATGCTTTTATTGCCTTTTTAGTTTGTCCGGTTAACATTAGTACTTCACCGTAGCTATCGTAAGTATTAAATCCTTTCGGATATAATTCGGTATTCAGTTTAAAGATCTTTAAAGCGTCTTCATTTTTGCCCGACTGTAACAATTCGTATCCGAAGGTATTCACACTTTCTTCACTGATATTGTATTCGGATTCTTTTCCTCTTTTAAATTCTTGCTTTATCAGTTTGATAGTCGGATCGACAGCCTTAGTTGTGTTATAATAAGACGGTATCGATTTCAGATTCATCGTTCTAATCTTTTCTTCCTGTTCGGCCAATGTTTCCACTTTATAATATTTACGTTGTGCGTCGGTAACTTTGGTCGGATCGATTTTATAACGTTCCCATTTGGCATCCGGTCCGTTCTTTTTGGTAAACTGCGTACCGTAAATCTGCGGTTCGCCTCTACGCATCAAATCACGATCGACAGCTGCAGCATACCACCATTTATTTAATGTTTCGTCAAGTTGTATGGCTTTTTCAAAACTTTTAACAGCCATAGCCGAATCGATTGTATCGCTACCATGTTGAAATACGATTCCGGCATTCAGATAGTCTTTAGCTGTTTTTACTTTTTCCTCTTTAAAAAGTTGAAATACCCGTTCCCGTCTGGCTTTGTCTTCTTTACTTAAAATATTCCAGTCGATGTTTTCACTTTTTCGGGCATTTTGATCATCATCAGCCATTTTCTGTAATTCCGGGTTATCCTGACTTTGTGAAAAAGCAGTTGCCGATAATAATAACAGCATAATTACCCCTAAACCCGTTTGTTTTGTGATGCGCAACGGCATTTTCAATAGTCGCATGTTTTCGATTTTTAATATTATGCAGCAAGTTTAGCTGTTTTATATTCGCTAAACTTGTAAAAATGGGACATTGTATTATTTTTCAAAATGCCAGAATGTATCTTGTTCTCCCAATAACGTTCCTTTATTAAAAAATTGTTTCGGAGAATGCTGTGTGAGTTTTTCAAATACTTTATTCAGATGTGCCTGATCACTAAAATTATATTCATGAGCCAATGCAGTAAAACTTTTATTATTATTGGCAAAAAGTTTATGCTCCATAACCTTTCTAAAAAGTACGATTTGCTGAAATTTCTTTAACGACACTCCAAAATGGGCTTTAAAAACCCGTACCAAATGCCGCCGACTCGTTTGAAGTTCCTGTGCCATGGCCTCAATTGAAAAATCCTCATAATGTTTAAAAATATAAGAAATCGAACGGGTTAAAATCGTATTTTCGAAAGGGATATGGCGCTCTGTAAGGTATTTATCCAGTAAATCCGTCAATACGGTTGTATCTTCGGTTTCGAAAAGGGATTGCATTTCACTTGCCGTAAAAAAATCATAATCTGTGATATAGCCTGAAAAATTACAGCGGTAAAATTGTTCGACTCCTAACGGATTAAACACAATAACAATTCGATGCAGTTCGCCGAGCTGCCGCACCTGCATCACATTTTCCCGGATGGGTGTAAACATTTGAAGCGGCTTAACCGTTTTATCGAAAACCATTGTTCCGTCTGGCATTCTCGTATGCGCCCGATAAAGAGAAATTACATTATTATAATGCGGAAAACAGGTAAATTCGGTTTTTATATTATCCGGTTTACTATCAATGTAATAATAATCGACATATTTTGCTATTACGGGATTTTTCGGCTTAAAGGTTTCAAAAACTGTTGTCATGATTCAAAACGAATCTATATTTATACTATTATTCCAATTTACCGTATTTTATTTCCAGGTTTTTTATCGTAGCGTCCATCAGTTCTTTTAACACCTCAACATCAATATCGGATAATTTTTTCACATAGATACAGCCTTTTCCCATTGTAAACTTTCCGAATTTTTCCAAGAGTGTTTTTTGTTCTTCCAATCCCATATAAACATATAGCGAAATAGCTGCTTTTCGCGGCGAAAAACCAACCAATAGCCAATCCCCTTCTTGCCGGCTTCTCTCCGATTTATAATGATAGCGCCCAAAACCGATTATCGAAGGTCCCCACATTTTAGGTTCACTTCCGGTAAAATCCTGCATAATTTTTACAAGGGCATAACTATCCTGTTTTTTCTGTTCGGTATTCGCAAAAGTATCGATAAAGGCATGAACATCCTCCTCTGTTTGTTTGGTTTTAATCGCAGCCATAATTCAGATTTTAATGATCAATAAAAGTTTTCAAAATTGAAATTATACAAAAATCGGCTATGAAATTACATCTTAACTAAAATTTATAGCAATCATTATTTTTTATTGGTTCCACTTAAATCTCCCGGATTACCTCATTTCTGTGCGTAATGCCCCATTGTGCCAAAATGGTAATAACCGGCTGAACCGTTTCGCCATAAGGAGTGAGCTCGTACATCACACTAACCGGTTGCGTACTGATAACGGTTCGCTTAATTAACTTATTGACTTCCATCTCTTTTAATTCGCGGCTTAACATTTTACCGGAGATACCGTTGACATCCTTTAAAATATCAGAATAGCGTTTTTTTCCGAATAAAAGAGAAGCTATGATCGAAATTTTCCATTTACCTCCTAGTACATACATTGCATCGTGTACGGCCATAATAGCTTTATTACAGGCCATTTGTGAGTGAATCGGTTGTTCCATAGTATGCTTGTTACCTCTGTGTTACTATTACTTTTTGTTTGTTAGTGACAAAAGTAAACAAGATATTCGGAACTTTGTCCTCTAAATCATTATATCATAAAGCTATGGAATTAATTGAAAGCCTTAACTGGCGTTATGCTACTAAAAAATTCAATACTGAAAAAGTAGCTCCGGATACCATCAATCAAATTGTAACCGCCATCAACTTATCGGCTTCTTCCACCGGATTACAGCCTTACCGTTTGTTTGTTATCGAAAACCAGGATCTGAAAAAAGAATTGGGAGAAGGTTCATTTAATACGCAAATTGCCAATTCTTCTCATTTGTTAGTCTTTGCCGCATTCGAGAAAATTACAACGGAACATATCGACGATTATATGAATCATATCTCAACTGTGCGTAGTATTCCGGTAGAAAATCTGGCCGATTTCAGAAACGCGATTATAAACGGCATCCTATCCCGAAGTGAGGAAGTCAACTTTCAATGGGCGGCAAGACAAGCTTATATCGGTTTAGGAACCGGAATGATTGCTGCTGCCGAATTACGGGTAGATGCTACGCCAATGGAAGGTTTTGATGCTGAAAAATTTGATCGTCTATTAGGTTTACCAGAAAAAGGACTGAAAAGTGTTGTGACTTTAGCTTTGGGTTACCGCGATACCGAAAACGATATTTTTGCCACCTTTAAAAAAGTACGCTTACCGGAGGACAAATTTGCTACAACTTTGGTCTAATTATTTTATACTTTCCCTTTTAAATCCCTGAAACAGGGATTTTTTATTTTATAGCCATTTGTATCCCAAACAGGTTATCGTCTTTTCATCTTTATTTTATACTTTTATCATAACCAATCTGATAACCTACTATTTACTATGACAAAAAAAGAGTTGACTCCGGCGGAAAAAAACGAATTGCTCCAAACTTTAAAAACCCGTTTTGAAAAACATACAAACCGACATAAAGACATTGAATGGTTGGCTGTAGTTACCAAACTGGAAGCAAATCCGGAAAAAATAGGATCCTTATATGAAATGGAAAGAACAGGCGGAGAACCGGATGTTGTGGGTTTGGATCCGCAAACAGGCGACTATCTTTTTTACGATTGTGCACCGGAAACACCAAAAGGACGGAGAAGTATCTGTTATGATCGCGAAGCACTGGACTCGCGTAAAGAACATAAACCGGAAAACACAGCTCTTGATATGGCAGCCGCTATGGGAATTGAGATTCTGAATGAAACGGAATATCGCAACCTGCAAAAATTAGGAAAATTTGACACCAAAACATCCAGCTGGCTCCTTACACCTCCGCCCATACGAAAACTAGGTGGTGCTATTTTTGCCGATTTCCGTTATGATACTATTTTTATTTATCACAACGGTGCTTCTTCTTATTATGCCGTAAGAGGATTTCGAGGTTCGTTACGCGTTTAATTGTATTGTCATATGAAATTAAAGTGGTTATTTTTGATGCTAATCTGTCTGTCCGGTTTGCTGATACAGGCACAACCGGTTTCTAATTATTCGCAATACACCGGTTACGGACAACTTAACCGGGAAACCCTTTTAATTTTAAGGCAGTTTAAACAAAACGATCAGCTACAATTTCTGACCGTGAATCCAAACACTTTAGAAACCCGCGTTGTTCCCGCAAAAACAATAGCAGCACAAAGGCTTAGTTGGGAAGCTTTAAAAAAACAATTTAGCAATACACCTTATATCAAAGCCATTCAATTTGCGCAATTGCAGTCTTTTTCGTTACAAGATGCGGGAATTATTCACGGTTATCCGAAAGAAAAAGGAATTACACTCACCATTGATCTTTGTCCGTCTCATAAACCATTAGATCGTCAGGTTTTTACCGATCTGTTTACCGCATTCGGAGACATCGAAAAACCGGTTCCGGTAGCGCTTTCTCTTTCCGGTCATTTTCTGCTCAATCATATCGCTGATATTAACTGGCTACAACAACTGGAACGGGAAAACAGCATCCGAATTACCTGGATCAACCATACCTATAGTCATTTTTATGATCCGAAAGTTCCGTTACAAGACAACTTTCTACTAAAACCCGGCACTAATATTGATCGTGAAGTATTACAAAATGAGATTGCCATGCTGGAACAAGGACTACTTCCTTCCGTATTTTTTCGCTTTCCCGGGTTAGTTTCCGATAATAAAGTTGTAAACATAATAACCGGTTACGGATTAATCCCCATTGGCAGTGATGCCTGGCTTGCCAAAGGACAACCGGCAATTTCCGGCGGTATTGTCCTGATACATGGTAACGGCAATGAACCCGTTGGCGTTGCTGATTTTATACGATTATTGAAAACCGAAAAAAATGCTGTATTAGAAAAACAGTGGTTACTATACGATCTTCGTTATAGTATCGGATCCGAGTTTAAAAATTAGCTATCAATCTGATTATCCGGTTCTCCTTTTTTATATCTTAGCTGCATCAGAATTGTTTTATAAAATATTTTTTCCGGTTCAGATTGTATTCTGAACATATGGACTCCATAGGAGTCCCGGTATTTTATTATCTAATTTTATAAAGCAATTACTATGAAAACTATAAAAATAGCCGTGATAGGCGGCACCGGTAAATCCGGAAAATATCTGGTACAACAACTACTTCAAAAAGGATATTCCATTAGATTATTACTCCGGAATCCGGAACATTTCGAAATCAAAAGTCCGCTTATTGAAATCGTAAAAGGGGATGCACGGGATTATGAATCGGTATTTTTGGCATTACAAAATTGCGATTGTGTATTGAGTATGTTAGGTCAGCCAAAAGGAGAAAGTTCCATTTTCAGTACTGCTACTTCCCATATTATCAAAGCGATGCAACAACTCGGTTTACCCCGATATATCGTTACTACAGGACTAAATGTCAACACAGAAATAGATTCAAAAAGCGAAAAAGTACAAATCGCAACAAATTGGATGTACGAACATTATCCAGAAACGACAAATGACAAACAAAAAGAATACGAAATACTATCAAAAAGCGAATTAAACTGGACAATGGTTCGGCTTCCGTTAATCCGACAAACAAACGATTCTTTCCCGTATCAGACATCTTTAACCGATTGTTCAGGTGATTTTATCAGTGCTACGGATCTCGCCGACTTTGTTATTCGGGAAATGCAAGAAGGTCATTTTATAAAAAAAGCCCCTTTCCTGTATAATTTCTAAAATTAATCACAAGAGCCTCAATCGAGGCTCTTATCTTATAATACGTTCTTTTTTAAATTGTTACATATATTTCAATGTTTTTATTTAGTTTTGTTACATACCCGTATCTACTAAACCTTAACAAATGAAATTATTCCGGAATCCGAAAAAAACAGAATCCCTCTTGGAAGACATCAATTATGAAATCCAAAATTCGAAAAATGAAAGTGCCAAAAAACGCTTAACCGAAGTCGGCATCAACACTGTTGATGAATTGGGGCGAAACGCCTTAATATGGGCTTGCTCTGTTGAAAACATGGACATGATAACCTGGTTGGTTGAAAACAACGCCAATATTGATCATCAGGATCGAAACGGTTATTCCGCGTTGCATTTTATTGCATTGGAACGAAACGAAAAAGCAGCTGCTTATTTGCTATCCAAAAACGCACAAACGGAACTTAAAGATTGTCACGGGAACACGCCCCTTTGGGCCGCTGTGATGAATGCAAAAGATGATCTTTCGGTTGTAGAATTATTATTAAAAAACAATGCGAATCTGAATAATGTAAATATCGCCAATAGAACTCCGAGAGAAATCGCCGAAAAAATATTGGGTCTTGAATTTCAAAAACTCATAAAACGATTAAATCTTGAATAAATTTGCCTTTATTATTGTTACTGAATATATGACGAAAAACTTTTCTCCTAATATAAATCGTACTCTCTTTAAAGAACATCTATTAAAAATACAGGATAACGAAGGGAATAATACGCTTGTTGTTACAACATTGTCCAAGCGATTAGAGTCCGCATCCCAACTGAGTTTTTTTGATCAGTTTACTGAAATTTGCAACGATTATAATATCGCTTTTCGATTTAGTCAATCGGATACTTCTTATAAAATCAGCATTCTGGTTAATGGCTCCGAATCTCAAACATTCACTTATCAGGATATTGAAAAAGATATAACCGTCTTACTAGCCAATGCTTTATATGAAGAACTCGCAATTCAGATTTTAAATAAAGTATTTATACAAAACGTTGAGAATGGAATTGGAGATTAAGTCATATTACAACGTTTATAGTCAGGGGAATTTATACAACCGTAAACCGTTCATGTAGAAAATGTATTCACGAGCGAGACGCTCGCGCTAGCAGAGGGATTTCATACAACAAAACCATTTAAAAATAAAAAGATTTTACAATATGGAAGCAATTGCCTTTATTACATCCCTACATCAGACAGTTGTAAATGAGGATCTAAAAACGTATCAAGACATTTTATCATCAGACACGAAAAAAATAACCGATAAATGCTGGCTGCCAATTGTTGTGATGTATCAGCAATTTTCAAATGAAGAGAAGGAGAATTTCCTTAATTTCATTCGTTTGATAGAAGTAAATACAGTTTCTCATGTTTTGGGCATATTAGATGGTTCAGCGTACCTTGATGCGAATCAGGAAGAATTCAGACTAATATGTCAATCCGATGACGAAGTAATAAACGGTGATTTACAAGATTACTTTTTAGGTTTGGAAGAAGACCCTGAAGCTATAGCCGAACAGAAGAAATAAATTTCTCAAGACCTTAAAGACCTTATTTTTATGGCAATATCCATCCTTTTAACTACCAATAAGACAATTACAAAACATAACGAACATCGTTCATTTTATTTTGAAGACAGTGGAGCTGATTATTGGTACCTCTGGCCGACTATGATAAAAGAAATCAATAATAAAACCGGAGAATTAATTGATCTTTACCAGGATGCCGAATTTTCGGGCAGTCATCTGACTATCTTTAAAACAACAGTAGCAAAACACCTCGCTGTTATAAATTCAAAAAAAGAAAAAAGTTGGGAAGTTTATATCGGTACGCAAATGCATCCTGTAAAACAGGATATATATAAAACCTTAGTTAAAAAAGAGATTGCAGAAAAACTAGAAAAATTATTACAGATGATCGATCTTGCTATTAAAAGTGAAGAAAAAATTATTTGTATCGGTGATTAAAATTGACCGATGGAGCGGATTTACTTCGTCCGTTCGGGTATTTTTTTTCCAAATGTGTAACCTTTCCGACATATACAGATTGTGAAAAGCCCGACCAGCTTAACAACAAAAAAACGATTACCAATCTTTTAATATGCATTTATTTTTTACAATATAAACAGTATACCAATTAATATATTATACTTTTTCAGATAATAACTTTTTTTCAATATCATCATAAAAACAAATAATTCCGGCAATTACAAAATGATATACCGATAAGATCTGTCCGACTATCCCCGAGTTAATTGCAGCCCAATTCATTAAACCGCTAAAAACATGAAATCCAACTAATATCCAAAGTGCTATATTCGATTTCTGTTTTAGTATTAATAGCATCAGAACAAGCTGAAAAATTAATCGGATAAACTGAACTGTTAGTCTTTCTTCACCTATTACATTATAAACCCAAATCATCATTATTATTTCAACTATAATAGTTAAGGACATTACCCCTTTTAGTATTGTTCTTTCTTTCATCTTGCTATTTTGTCGGTATCGCTTATTTTATAAAACAAAACTACATTTTTAGGATTGTAGTTACTCCGTTATTTCTTTATTGAGACGGATTCCAAATCCATCAGACAATCTATTTCTTAATTTCAACAATAACCGTATTCCCGAATTGTTTTAACACTCCAAACGTATTAAAGCTTATTTTTTTATCCGTATAAATGGCTTTTTTTATCGGAGGATCCTCAAAAAAATTATAATTATTTACGATTGGAGTAAAAATATCCGCTTCTTCATCCGACTGGTACAAATACTTCCCTTTTTCTTTAAAAGACTGCATATAATCCGGTAAGCCTATCATTTCAACAACGGGCACAATAACCAGATATTTATATAGCCTTTCTTTTTCGGAAACAGGTTCTGAAAGCAAAGAATCGTTGAAACATAAAATATACTCCTTGATGATCTGCTCTTTACCGTCTATCTTAGCCTCCTTTATTCTGGAATATAGTTTTGCCGGTATCGGCTGTCCGGTATCACTCAGTATGCTATAACTTGAAACTTCGGGTAATTTCCGGTGGCATTTTGTTGCCCATACATAACCTGATATAATCACTATTAACAGGCTGATCAGCAATGTTATTTTTTTAGTTTTCATAATTTTCAACGGATAATGATTCTAATAATACTAAAAAATATTCTCTCATCCTATCACTAAAACAAAACTACGACTTTTTAGGTTTGTAGTTTTTAGTTTTTAGTTTTTAGTTTTTAGTTTTTAGTTTTAATTGCACGGATTAAATTCATAATATCAGGCAATTCAACAGATTTTACACAGCAGAAAAATGCATTTACAATATTATTTTCTATAAATTGCAGTACGATTTTACGTATAAAAGCATTTTATCTAATACAATCACAAATACTGAAATAGGATATGAAAGAAAAAATAGGTTTAATCGTTTTAATGTTATGTACACTTTGTAGCTGTGCTTCATTTTCTAAAAAGATTGCATTTGATAACCAGATCATTCTTAAAGAGGAATCCATTACTAAATTAAACGGAACGTATGAGATCGAAAGCCTAAAAGCAATTCGGAAATTTGAAAGTTCTAAACCGGATATTATTGAAAATGATTCCTTAAATCGGTTTTCTTTATTTAAAAATATAAAAGAAATTAATCCGCAATTAAGAGAGGATATAAAGAATAATAGTAAGAATTACAAAGTAAAAATTGATATTAAAGATAAGAATTCCATATCATTTAGTCTTTTGAAAAACAATAGTAAAATTGATAGTATTACTATGGATTTTAAGATTCAAAATGATGGTTACCTCTATTTAAAAAATAAAAATTTCAAGACTAAAGGGATACCCGGATTATGGGGCAATTTTTCCGTTAACAGGACCCGAATTGGAATAAACAGCAATAATAATTTAATTATCAGTAATTCCTATTTTCTTTACGGTGCCGTTTTAATTCTAATTGGCGACACAAAAAAAACGAGTTTTTCAAGTGAATACAAACGCGAAATATAATCTGATGATGCGTTTTTTTTCAACATCAATTTACGAACGTCGGATTGTGATTCCGAAGGTTTGCACGGATTACACCCGAGGCTTTAGCCGAACGAACGAAGTAAATCCGCGCGATCAGGGTTAACTCCATGAGCTAACACAATATTTATTTAAACTGAATTGTATAACTTTCCAAAAAATTTAAAATATAATTTATGAAAAAAAATATACTTTTTTTTACACTTGGTGCAAGCCTTAGTTTCATTGTAGCTTTTACTACTTATAATCGCAATAAGCAAGCGGAGGTTAACGAATATGAAGGTAAATTAATATTTTCAGACTGTGAACCAACAAACCAAAGGTATACAATTGTAGACACAGAGAAAACGAGTGCGATTTATAATGTAAGCTATTTTTATCAAAAAAAGAGAATTGTATCTAATGCGCTAAAAAATGGCAAAGATTTCGATGCGATCATTTTCAAAGATGATGATAATAAAAACCTAAAAGGAATCCTGATAAAATTCAGATAAGCAGCTAACGTATATCAAAACGAATACTTTTTCAAGGTATTTAATTAATATATAATCCTGATTACCAGTATTTTTTTTTAGATGTAAACCTTTGCTGAATTGTGGTTCCGAAGGTTTGCTTCTCTTAATGAACGTGAATTACACGAGGCTTTAGCCGAACGGACGAAGTAAATCCGCGCGATCAGGAGTTATTCAATTAAAAGGTATAAATTCTTTTTCTCATCCCAACACAATTTAGCCCGATGGTCTTTAAGCCAATTTTTCCATTTTATAACATCAGACATTGTAGGATGAAGCTTTCCCAAATAATTGCCGTCAGATTCTGATTCAATTAATGAAACGGATTCGATTCTTTCGACAATTGACGGTATGTCTTTTAGATTAACATTAGAATCCTTTATAGAATGAGTGATACCATCAAGGTCATTTTCAAATTGTTTAATTGCCAGCTCGTTATTACATTGAGCCTTACAGGAGATATTTGTAAGACTAAATAATATTGTTAACACTAATATCTTAATTCTCATCGTTTAACTTCTTTTACGTTATTATTCTCTATTATTATACTTGCTTTCACAGTTTCAGAACCCTTAGTATAATTAACATTCGTATTACCCGATGGCGCGGATTTTATACGCTTAATGGATGTTTTCTTTTTTGACTTTATTGACAATATCAATATACACACTTTTCATCTTAGTGTCATTTTTCAAAGTCTTCAAGATCTTTTTAGAAATGCCATCATCAAAATGAGGTTCATCGCTAAAAAAGTACCAAAATCCTTTGATTTCTTTTTCATTTTTACTGTTAAGTCTTTTTAAAAACAATTCACTATTTGCCAAAAAATAGTCCCTTACTTTTTCCTGAAAGGAATTCACGGAATCGGCATCCCATTTTCCGTCTTTACTAATGTGTATAAGCTTATCAATAAATGCTTCTTTCTTTAATGCAGAAGCCGTTTCAAAGAAAAATACAAGATGGTTTTCTGAATTTGAATAATTAGGTGCTTCCCCTTTAATATTGTCATAACCATACTCTTTTAGAAACTCCTGAAAAGTTGTCGGAAAACTGTTAAAAAAAGACATTTTACATTCGACTGACGAATGCTTTTTACAGCTTTCAAGAATAGTCGCCAAATTGTTTTTTTTGTTTTGTGAGTGACAGCTTATCGTGATAATAAGCACTAACGTGAATAGTTTAAAATTCCACATAATTCGTTTTCTAATTTTGTTTTACCTACTCTAATCGCAGAATTTATTTCTCCTGTAGCGAATATGTTGTCGATTCTTTATCGAAACCATCCCAAAAGATATGTAATCTC contains:
- a CDS encoding tetratricopeptide repeat protein, with protein sequence MRLLKMPLRITKQTGLGVIMLLLLSATAFSQSQDNPELQKMADDDQNARKSENIDWNILSKEDKARRERVFQLFKEEKVKTAKDYLNAGIVFQHGSDTIDSAMAVKSFEKAIQLDETLNKWWYAAAVDRDLMRRGEPQIYGTQFTKKNGPDAKWERYKIDPTKVTDAQRKYYKVETLAEQEEKIRTMNLKSIPSYYNTTKAVDPTIKLIKQEFKRGKESEYNISEESVNTFGYELLQSGKNEDALKIFKLNTELYPKGFNTYDSYGEVLMLTGQTKKAIKAYKKSLELNPENENARTILESKKG
- a CDS encoding helix-turn-helix domain-containing protein → MTTVFETFKPKNPVIAKYVDYYYIDSKPDNIKTEFTCFPHYNNVISLYRAHTRMPDGTMVFDKTVKPLQMFTPIRENVMQVRQLGELHRIVIVFNPLGVEQFYRCNFSGYITDYDFFTASEMQSLFETEDTTVLTDLLDKYLTERHIPFENTILTRSISYIFKHYEDFSIEAMAQELQTSRRHLVRVFKAHFGVSLKKFQQIVLFRKVMEHKLFANNNKSFTALAHEYNFSDQAHLNKVFEKLTQHSPKQFFNKGTLLGEQDTFWHFEK
- a CDS encoding DUF1801 domain-containing protein, whose amino-acid sequence is MAAIKTKQTEEDVHAFIDTFANTEQKKQDSYALVKIMQDFTGSEPKMWGPSIIGFGRYHYKSERSRQEGDWLLVGFSPRKAAISLYVYMGLEEQKTLLEKFGKFTMGKGCIYVKKLSDIDVEVLKELMDATIKNLEIKYGKLE
- a CDS encoding winged helix-turn-helix transcriptional regulator, whose product is MEQPIHSQMACNKAIMAVHDAMYVLGGKWKISIIASLLFGKKRYSDILKDVNGISGKMLSRELKEMEVNKLIKRTVISTQPVSVMYELTPYGETVQPVITILAQWGITHRNEVIREI
- a CDS encoding NAD(P)H-dependent oxidoreductase produces the protein MELIESLNWRYATKKFNTEKVAPDTINQIVTAINLSASSTGLQPYRLFVIENQDLKKELGEGSFNTQIANSSHLLVFAAFEKITTEHIDDYMNHISTVRSIPVENLADFRNAIINGILSRSEEVNFQWAARQAYIGLGTGMIAAAELRVDATPMEGFDAEKFDRLLGLPEKGLKSVVTLALGYRDTENDIFATFKKVRLPEDKFATTLV
- a CDS encoding DUF4256 domain-containing protein, whose product is MTKKELTPAEKNELLQTLKTRFEKHTNRHKDIEWLAVVTKLEANPEKIGSLYEMERTGGEPDVVGLDPQTGDYLFYDCAPETPKGRRSICYDREALDSRKEHKPENTALDMAAAMGIEILNETEYRNLQKLGKFDTKTSSWLLTPPPIRKLGGAIFADFRYDTIFIYHNGASSYYAVRGFRGSLRV
- a CDS encoding polysaccharide deacetylase family protein; this translates as MLICLSGLLIQAQPVSNYSQYTGYGQLNRETLLILRQFKQNDQLQFLTVNPNTLETRVVPAKTIAAQRLSWEALKKQFSNTPYIKAIQFAQLQSFSLQDAGIIHGYPKEKGITLTIDLCPSHKPLDRQVFTDLFTAFGDIEKPVPVALSLSGHFLLNHIADINWLQQLERENSIRITWINHTYSHFYDPKVPLQDNFLLKPGTNIDREVLQNEIAMLEQGLLPSVFFRFPGLVSDNKVVNIITGYGLIPIGSDAWLAKGQPAISGGIVLIHGNGNEPVGVADFIRLLKTEKNAVLEKQWLLYDLRYSIGSEFKN
- a CDS encoding NAD(P)-dependent oxidoreductase, coding for MKTIKIAVIGGTGKSGKYLVQQLLQKGYSIRLLLRNPEHFEIKSPLIEIVKGDARDYESVFLALQNCDCVLSMLGQPKGESSIFSTATSHIIKAMQQLGLPRYIVTTGLNVNTEIDSKSEKVQIATNWMYEHYPETTNDKQKEYEILSKSELNWTMVRLPLIRQTNDSFPYQTSLTDCSGDFISATDLADFVIREMQEGHFIKKAPFLYNF
- a CDS encoding ankyrin repeat domain-containing protein — its product is MKLFRNPKKTESLLEDINYEIQNSKNESAKKRLTEVGINTVDELGRNALIWACSVENMDMITWLVENNANIDHQDRNGYSALHFIALERNEKAAAYLLSKNAQTELKDCHGNTPLWAAVMNAKDDLSVVELLLKNNANLNNVNIANRTPREIAEKILGLEFQKLIKRLNLE